The Anastrepha ludens isolate Willacy chromosome 2, idAnaLude1.1, whole genome shotgun sequence genome contains a region encoding:
- the LOC128864718 gene encoding F-BAR domain only protein 2 isoform X3 yields the protein MTVDFNDYFWGEKNNGFDVLYHNMKFGWVASKELSEFFREKSNIEEQNSKLMAKLAHKASTGTLNSTFAPVWTILRTSAEKLSTLHLQMVQKLTELVKDVAKYADELHKKHKTVKEEESHTLECVQAMQASTAAVQKLRDLYNSKVLELEKVRKDNASQKDIEKIETKLRKLQEEYKTLLDKHNPIKNDFERRMTQTCKRFQEIEEVHLRQMKEFLSTFLEMLQNNHDMVGQVHSDFKRQFNDMTVDKLLEQFVLNKYTGLEKPKVPELEITPLSIQQQQQQSASATRLNQSGGSAAAASNSNSATSIQGAISRITSGSVSIDQRGNVEAGSLGSGGGGIGAAGGSGSGSNSLLNADDTILGIQASPRATSPILVNATTTYATTTTSSISTTPAGVSSSSTSTATSTVRSNFLNWFSSSIPSNKQPTNATTGANAAAAATATTTTTTANSGGGNFGTDSNGSTHTGTAIIKNSLNSELQSLQDNNNQGSFMSSALTQLLSEQNATTTTASPPILSTTTNNTTTSSTSSSLTMSGILRSRRDKAKTKKSKKKKDGEAADNIQEERLGSVDRSNNSYDNDENNKMKAQNSSGSSAGGLGISSASAPGSVDSSGGGAGVLGINASGNSAGGLTSSAANAAGNANASSSATGNGTAAGGAATTKAYGANEVDEDGYSMQPPKDNAWNENHDKTGSFYSDSDSDSDNDKPERRIHVKIKPLNNGQAPMSASVDELRATVENISLSPTSVFSTFNQQHSNQQLQQSRIASRQQSPEISNASTPTATVHPYAPLQSPTLSMSNNSRYADLGDIFSELGDVSASAPASATLSKSNSRQIPTPTSTSSIAIPRPPSRRSEMGMAPTVVAARGRISPSPAMNRADSIGSLEFRTAIGGIGSSRGPSPLTIGISDTIPIAVAFHEIIHAYFRGSDESRCQVKISGDMMLSFPAGIVGLLANNPNPAKLGFRIKNVQNLENLIPNSKLVQIDRNQSSSFSTMLEFNMPALTALLRHQAEHSPNASYFNVDILKYQVRSKPGASSCPFQLVSYWKCESTFTALKIDYKYNNHAMASASPLLNVTLSVPVNGSVRNVQSKPHSAWLGESNRLVWNFTDISQNSQDGGVGTLRARLELNEGPSIPALLTTQFNCEGTTLSGIEFELQGSGYRLSLVKRRFVSGKYVCEGDGVRSGATPTPPSVGSSSPFSAKSN from the exons atttttgg GGGGAGAAGAACAATGGGTTCGATGTACTCTATCATAATATGAAATTTGGCTGGGTAGCGAGCAAAGAACTCTCGGAGTTCTTTCGCGAAAAGTCCAATATCGAAGAACAAAACTCCAAACTAATGGCCAAGCTAGCACACAAAGCCAGCACTGGCACATTAAACAGCACCTTTGCGCCCGTCTGGACCATACTGCGCACTTCGGCAGAGAAGCTCTCCACGCTGCATCTACAAATGGTACAAAAGCTCACCGAGCTGGTGAAGGATGTCGCCAAGTATGCCGATGAGttacataaaaaacataaaacggTTAAGGAAGAGGAATCACACACCCTGGAATGCGTACAAGCTATGCAAGCATCAACGGCGGCCGTGCAAAAGCTACGCGATCTCTACAACAGCAAAGTATTAGAATTGGAGAAGGTGCGCAAGGATAATGCATCACAAAAGGACATCGAAAAAATCGAAACGAAATTGCGCAAGTTGCAAGAAGAGTACAAAACGCTGCTTGACAAGCATAATCCGATCAAAAATGATTTCGAGCGGCGCATGACGCAGACGTGTAAG CGTTTTCAGGAAATTGAAGAGGTCCACTTGCGGCAAATGAAGGAATTTTTGTCTACATTCTTAGAGATGCTTCAAAATAATCATGACATGGTTGGACAG GTGCATTCAGATTTTAAGCGTCAATTTAACGACATGACGGTGGACAAGCTTTTGGAGCAATTTGTGCTCAACAAGTACACTGGCTTAGAGAAACCAA AAGTGCCCGAACTCGAAATTACTCCACTCtctatacaacaacaacaacaacagtccgCCTCAGCCACACGCTTGAATCAATCGGGCGGCTCTGCTGCGGCTGCTTCCAATTCCAACTCAGCAACAAGCATACAAGGTGCCATATCACGAATTACCAGCGGTAGTGTGTCAATAGATCAACGTGGCAATGTTGAGGCCGGTTCACTGGGTAGTGGCGGTGGCGGTATCGGCGCGGCCggtggcagtggcagtggcagcaATAGCCTACTAAACGCCGACGATACCATACTCGGTATACAGGCATCACCACGTGCAACATCACCAATTCTAGTAAATGCTACAACGACATACGCTACCACCACTACCAGCAGCATCAGCACTACGCCGGCAGGAGTATCATCGTCAAGCACGTCGACTGCTACCTCTACTGTGCGCAGCAATTTCTTGAATTGGTTTTCATCCAGCATTCCAAGCAATAAGCAGCCAACAAATGCCACAACAGGCGCAAACGCTGCAGCAGCGGCAacagcgacaacaacaacaacaaccgctaATAGTGGTGGTGGGAATTTCGGTACGGATAGTAATGGTTCTACCCACACCGGCACAGCCATCATCAAAAATTCCCTTAATTCAGAGCTTCAGTCACTGCAGGACAATAATAATCAAGGTTCATTTATGTCGTCTGCTTTAACACAATTACTGTCCGAACAAAATGCCACTACTACTACCGCTAGTCCTCCTATTCTTTCTACTACTACCAACAATACCACTACATCATCCACATCCTCCTCTTTAACAA TGTCTGGCATTTTGCGTAGCCGTCGTGACAAAGCGAAaactaaaaaatctaaaaagaagAAAGATGGCGAAGCTGCAGACAATATCCAAGAGGAGCGACTCGGAAG TGTGGATCGGTCCAACAATTCCTACGATAATgacgaaaacaataaaatgaaggCGCAGAATTCCAGCGGCAGCAGCGCCGGTGGCCTAGGCATATCTTCTGCTTCAGCGCCGGGTAGTGTAGACTCGTCAGGCGGTGGCGCCGGAGTACTGGGTATTAACGCTTCTGGCAATAGTGCAGGTGGCTTAACAAGCAGCGCTGCTAATGCGGCGGGCAATGCGAATGCCAGCAGCAGCGCAACTGGAAATGGCACGGCTGCAGGTGGTGCAGCCACCACTAAAGCATATGGCGCAAATGAGGTTGATGAAGATGGTTACAGCATGCAGCCACCGAAAGATAATGCTTGGAATGAAAATCACGATAAAa CTGGCAGTTTCTACTCTGACTCAGACTCAGACTCAGATAACGATAAGCCGGAGCGGCGCATTCATGTGAAAATCAAGCCACTGAATAATGGCCAAGCGCCAATGTCTGCAAGTGTGGATGAGTTGCGCGCTACGGTGGAGAATATCTCACTATCGCCCACCAGCGTCTTTTCG ACTTTCAACCAACAGCACAGCAATCAGCAGCTGCAACAATCTCGCATCGCTTCACGTCAGCAATCGCCTGAGATATCCAACGCATCCACACCAACGGCCACGGTGCATCCATATGCGCCACTGCAGAGCCCCACACTCTCCATGTCGAATAATTCTAG ATACGCCGACTTAGGAGATATTTTCTCTGAGTTGGGCGATGTAAGTGCCTCGGCGCCCGCCTCCGCCACACTATCAAAATCCAACAGTCGTCAGATACCGACACCTACATCAACTAGTAGTATTGCAATACCGCGACCACCTTCGCGCCGTTCTGAGATGGGCATGGCGCCCACAGTGGTGGCGGCTCGTGGGCGTATAAGTCCATCACCGGCGATGAACCGTGCAGACAGTATTGGTAGTTTAGAGTTTCGTACTGCTATCGGTGGTATTGGGTCATCGCGTGGCCCATCGCCGCTCACCATTGGCATTTCGGATACGATCCCAATAGCAGTAGCATTCCATGAGATCATACACGCCTACTTTAG AGGTAGCGACGAGTCGCGCTGTCAGGTGAAAATTTCTGGCGATATGATGTTATCATTCCCTGCCGGCATTGTTGGCCTTCTAGCAAATAATCCGAATCCAGCGAAACTTGGTTTTCGCATCAAAAATGTGCAAAACTTGGAAAATTTGATACCGAATTCGAAATTAGTTCAAAT CGATCGCAATCAATCGAGCTCCTTCAGTACAATGTTGGAATTCAATATGCCCGCTTTGACCGCTTTGCTGCGCCACCAAGCGGAACACAGTCCCAACGCGTCGTATTTCAATGTGGACATACTCAAGTATCAAGTGCGTTCCAAACCAGGCGCCTCGTCATGTCCCTTCCAGCTGGTATCGTATTGGAAGTGTGAGTCCACATTTACGGCACTCAAAATCGATTACAAGTACAATAATCACGCAATGGCAAGCGCCTCACCGTTGCTGAATGTCACGCTGTCGGTGCCGGTGAACGGTTCGGTGCGCAACGTGCAGTCGAAACCACATTCCGCTTG GCTCGGTGAGTCGAATCGCTTGGTTTGGAATTTCACTGACATCTCACAAAATTCCCAAGATGGAGGCGTCGGTACGTTACGTGCGCGTCTCGAACTGAACGAAGGTCCATCCATACCGGCCCTATTGACTACACAATTCAATTGTGAGGGCACTACACTATCGGGCATTGAGTTTGAGCTGCAGGGTAGTGGTTATCGGCTATCGTTGGTGAAGCGTCGTTTTGTGTCGG GCAAATATGTTTGCGAGGGGGATGGCGTGCGCAGTGGCGCCACACCAACACCACCGTCTGTGGGGTCGTCTAGTCCATTTTCAGCAAAATCGAATTAg
- the LOC128864718 gene encoding F-BAR domain only protein 2 isoform X4: MTVDFNDYFWGEKNNGFDVLYHNMKFGWVASKELSEFFREKSNIEEQNSKLMAKLAHKASTGTLNSTFAPVWTILRTSAEKLSTLHLQMVQKLTELVKDVAKYADELHKKHKTVKEEESHTLECVQAMQASTAAVQKLRDLYNSKVLELEKVRKDNASQKDIEKIETKLRKLQEEYKTLLDKHNPIKNDFERRMTQTCKRFQEIEEVHLRQMKEFLSTFLEMLQNNHDMVGQVHSDFKRQFNDMTVDKLLEQFVLNKYTGLEKPKVPELEITPLSIQQQQQQSASATRLNQSGGSAAAASNSNSATSIQGAISRITSGSVSIDQRGNVEAGSLGSGGGGIGAAGGSGSGSNSLLNADDTILGIQASPRATSPILVNATTTYATTTTSSISTTPAGVSSSSTSTATSTVRSNFLNWFSSSIPSNKQPTNATTGANAAAAATATTTTTTANSGGGNFGTDSNGSTHTGTAIIKNSLNSELQSLQDNNNQVSGILRSRRDKAKTKKSKKKKDGEAADNIQEERLGSVDRSNNSYDNDENNKMKAQNSSGSSAGGLGISSASAPGSVDSSGGGAGVLGINASGNSAGGLTSSAANAAGNANASSSATGNGTAAGGAATTKAYGANEVDEDGYSMQPPKDNAWNENHDKTGSFYSDSDSDSDNDKPERRIHVKIKPLNNGQAPMSASVDELRATVENISLSPTSVFSTFNQQHSNQQLQQSRIASRQQSPEISNASTPTATVHPYAPLQSPTLSMSNNSRYADLGDIFSELGDVSASAPASATLSKSNSRQIPTPTSTSSIAIPRPPSRRSEMGMAPTVVAARGRISPSPAMNRADSIGSLEFRTAIGGIGSSRGPSPLTIGISDTIPIAVAFHEIIHAYFRGSDESRCQVKISGDMMLSFPAGIVGLLANNPNPAKLGFRIKNVQNLENLIPNSKLVQIDRNQSSSFSTMLEFNMPALTALLRHQAEHSPNASYFNVDILKYQVRSKPGASSCPFQLVSYWKCESTFTALKIDYKYNNHAMASASPLLNVTLSVPVNGSVRNVQSKPHSAWLGESNRLVWNFTDISQNSQDGGVGTLRARLELNEGPSIPALLTTQFNCEGTTLSGIEFELQGSGYRLSLVKRRFVSGKYVCEGDGVRSGATPTPPSVGSSSPFSAKSN, encoded by the exons atttttgg GGGGAGAAGAACAATGGGTTCGATGTACTCTATCATAATATGAAATTTGGCTGGGTAGCGAGCAAAGAACTCTCGGAGTTCTTTCGCGAAAAGTCCAATATCGAAGAACAAAACTCCAAACTAATGGCCAAGCTAGCACACAAAGCCAGCACTGGCACATTAAACAGCACCTTTGCGCCCGTCTGGACCATACTGCGCACTTCGGCAGAGAAGCTCTCCACGCTGCATCTACAAATGGTACAAAAGCTCACCGAGCTGGTGAAGGATGTCGCCAAGTATGCCGATGAGttacataaaaaacataaaacggTTAAGGAAGAGGAATCACACACCCTGGAATGCGTACAAGCTATGCAAGCATCAACGGCGGCCGTGCAAAAGCTACGCGATCTCTACAACAGCAAAGTATTAGAATTGGAGAAGGTGCGCAAGGATAATGCATCACAAAAGGACATCGAAAAAATCGAAACGAAATTGCGCAAGTTGCAAGAAGAGTACAAAACGCTGCTTGACAAGCATAATCCGATCAAAAATGATTTCGAGCGGCGCATGACGCAGACGTGTAAG CGTTTTCAGGAAATTGAAGAGGTCCACTTGCGGCAAATGAAGGAATTTTTGTCTACATTCTTAGAGATGCTTCAAAATAATCATGACATGGTTGGACAG GTGCATTCAGATTTTAAGCGTCAATTTAACGACATGACGGTGGACAAGCTTTTGGAGCAATTTGTGCTCAACAAGTACACTGGCTTAGAGAAACCAA AAGTGCCCGAACTCGAAATTACTCCACTCtctatacaacaacaacaacaacagtccgCCTCAGCCACACGCTTGAATCAATCGGGCGGCTCTGCTGCGGCTGCTTCCAATTCCAACTCAGCAACAAGCATACAAGGTGCCATATCACGAATTACCAGCGGTAGTGTGTCAATAGATCAACGTGGCAATGTTGAGGCCGGTTCACTGGGTAGTGGCGGTGGCGGTATCGGCGCGGCCggtggcagtggcagtggcagcaATAGCCTACTAAACGCCGACGATACCATACTCGGTATACAGGCATCACCACGTGCAACATCACCAATTCTAGTAAATGCTACAACGACATACGCTACCACCACTACCAGCAGCATCAGCACTACGCCGGCAGGAGTATCATCGTCAAGCACGTCGACTGCTACCTCTACTGTGCGCAGCAATTTCTTGAATTGGTTTTCATCCAGCATTCCAAGCAATAAGCAGCCAACAAATGCCACAACAGGCGCAAACGCTGCAGCAGCGGCAacagcgacaacaacaacaacaaccgctaATAGTGGTGGTGGGAATTTCGGTACGGATAGTAATGGTTCTACCCACACCGGCACAGCCATCATCAAAAATTCCCTTAATTCAGAGCTTCAGTCACTGCAGGACAATAATAATCAAG TGTCTGGCATTTTGCGTAGCCGTCGTGACAAAGCGAAaactaaaaaatctaaaaagaagAAAGATGGCGAAGCTGCAGACAATATCCAAGAGGAGCGACTCGGAAG TGTGGATCGGTCCAACAATTCCTACGATAATgacgaaaacaataaaatgaaggCGCAGAATTCCAGCGGCAGCAGCGCCGGTGGCCTAGGCATATCTTCTGCTTCAGCGCCGGGTAGTGTAGACTCGTCAGGCGGTGGCGCCGGAGTACTGGGTATTAACGCTTCTGGCAATAGTGCAGGTGGCTTAACAAGCAGCGCTGCTAATGCGGCGGGCAATGCGAATGCCAGCAGCAGCGCAACTGGAAATGGCACGGCTGCAGGTGGTGCAGCCACCACTAAAGCATATGGCGCAAATGAGGTTGATGAAGATGGTTACAGCATGCAGCCACCGAAAGATAATGCTTGGAATGAAAATCACGATAAAa CTGGCAGTTTCTACTCTGACTCAGACTCAGACTCAGATAACGATAAGCCGGAGCGGCGCATTCATGTGAAAATCAAGCCACTGAATAATGGCCAAGCGCCAATGTCTGCAAGTGTGGATGAGTTGCGCGCTACGGTGGAGAATATCTCACTATCGCCCACCAGCGTCTTTTCG ACTTTCAACCAACAGCACAGCAATCAGCAGCTGCAACAATCTCGCATCGCTTCACGTCAGCAATCGCCTGAGATATCCAACGCATCCACACCAACGGCCACGGTGCATCCATATGCGCCACTGCAGAGCCCCACACTCTCCATGTCGAATAATTCTAG ATACGCCGACTTAGGAGATATTTTCTCTGAGTTGGGCGATGTAAGTGCCTCGGCGCCCGCCTCCGCCACACTATCAAAATCCAACAGTCGTCAGATACCGACACCTACATCAACTAGTAGTATTGCAATACCGCGACCACCTTCGCGCCGTTCTGAGATGGGCATGGCGCCCACAGTGGTGGCGGCTCGTGGGCGTATAAGTCCATCACCGGCGATGAACCGTGCAGACAGTATTGGTAGTTTAGAGTTTCGTACTGCTATCGGTGGTATTGGGTCATCGCGTGGCCCATCGCCGCTCACCATTGGCATTTCGGATACGATCCCAATAGCAGTAGCATTCCATGAGATCATACACGCCTACTTTAG AGGTAGCGACGAGTCGCGCTGTCAGGTGAAAATTTCTGGCGATATGATGTTATCATTCCCTGCCGGCATTGTTGGCCTTCTAGCAAATAATCCGAATCCAGCGAAACTTGGTTTTCGCATCAAAAATGTGCAAAACTTGGAAAATTTGATACCGAATTCGAAATTAGTTCAAAT CGATCGCAATCAATCGAGCTCCTTCAGTACAATGTTGGAATTCAATATGCCCGCTTTGACCGCTTTGCTGCGCCACCAAGCGGAACACAGTCCCAACGCGTCGTATTTCAATGTGGACATACTCAAGTATCAAGTGCGTTCCAAACCAGGCGCCTCGTCATGTCCCTTCCAGCTGGTATCGTATTGGAAGTGTGAGTCCACATTTACGGCACTCAAAATCGATTACAAGTACAATAATCACGCAATGGCAAGCGCCTCACCGTTGCTGAATGTCACGCTGTCGGTGCCGGTGAACGGTTCGGTGCGCAACGTGCAGTCGAAACCACATTCCGCTTG GCTCGGTGAGTCGAATCGCTTGGTTTGGAATTTCACTGACATCTCACAAAATTCCCAAGATGGAGGCGTCGGTACGTTACGTGCGCGTCTCGAACTGAACGAAGGTCCATCCATACCGGCCCTATTGACTACACAATTCAATTGTGAGGGCACTACACTATCGGGCATTGAGTTTGAGCTGCAGGGTAGTGGTTATCGGCTATCGTTGGTGAAGCGTCGTTTTGTGTCGG GCAAATATGTTTGCGAGGGGGATGGCGTGCGCAGTGGCGCCACACCAACACCACCGTCTGTGGGGTCGTCTAGTCCATTTTCAGCAAAATCGAATTAg
- the LOC128864718 gene encoding F-BAR domain only protein 2 isoform X5, with protein MTVDFNDYFWGEKNNGFDVLYHNMKFGWVASKELSEFFREKSNIEEQNSKLMAKLAHKASTGTLNSTFAPVWTILRTSAEKLSTLHLQMVQKLTELVKDVAKYADELHKKHKTVKEEESHTLECVQAMQASTAAVQKLRDLYNSKVLELEKVRKDNASQKDIEKIETKLRKLQEEYKTLLDKHNPIKNDFERRMTQTCKRFQEIEEVHLRQMKEFLSTFLEMLQNNHDMVGQVHSDFKRQFNDMTVDKLLEQFVLNKYTGLEKPKVPELEITPLSIQQQQQQSASATRLNQSGGSAAAASNSNSATSIQGAISRITSGSVSIDQRGNVEAGSLGSGGGGIGAAGGSGSGSNSLLNADDTILGIQASPRATSPILVNATTTYATTTTSSISTTPAGVSSSSTSTATSTVRSNFLNWFSSSIPSNKQPTNATTGANAAAAATATTTTTTANSGGGNFGTDSNGSTHTGTAIIKNSLNSELQSLQDNNNQDQAAIEQHLQKRTSSPTPTATKPASSRKYTEPISTSLNERSNHLHHHHPHQTSASGGASVVSASSAGAAAGNSRRTTSLLNIFTSNSQVSGILRSRRDKAKTKKSKKKKDGEAADNIQEERLGSVDRSNNSYDNDENNKMKAQNSSGSSAGGLGISSASAPGSVDSSGGGAGVLGINASGNSAGGLTSSAANAAGNANASSSATGNGTAAGGAATTKAYGANEVDEDGYSMQPPKDNAWNENHDKTGSFYSDSDSDSDNDKPERRIHVKIKPLNNGQAPMSASVDELRATVENISLSPTSVFSTFNQQHSNQQLQQSRIASRQQSPEISNASTPTATVHPYAPLQSPTLSMSNNSRYADLGDIFSELGDVSASAPASATLSKSNSRQIPTPTSTSSIAIPRPPSRRSEMGMAPTVVAARGRISPSPAMNRADSIGSLEFRTAIGGIGSSRGPSPLTIGISDTIPIAVAFHEIIHAYFRGSDESRCQVKISGDMMLSFPAGIVGLLANNPNPAKLGFRIKNVQNLENLIPNSKLVQIDRNQSSSFSTMLEFNMPALTALLRHQAEHSPNASYFNVDILKYQVRSKPGASSCPFQLVSYWKCESTFTALKIDYKYNNHAMASASPLLNVTLSVPVNGSVRNVQSKPHSAWLGESNRLVWNFTDISQNSQDGGVGTLRARLELNEGPSIPALLTTQFNCEGTTLSGIEFELQGSGYRLSLVKRRFVSGKYVCEGDGVRSGATPTPPSVGSSSPFSAKSN; from the exons atttttgg GGGGAGAAGAACAATGGGTTCGATGTACTCTATCATAATATGAAATTTGGCTGGGTAGCGAGCAAAGAACTCTCGGAGTTCTTTCGCGAAAAGTCCAATATCGAAGAACAAAACTCCAAACTAATGGCCAAGCTAGCACACAAAGCCAGCACTGGCACATTAAACAGCACCTTTGCGCCCGTCTGGACCATACTGCGCACTTCGGCAGAGAAGCTCTCCACGCTGCATCTACAAATGGTACAAAAGCTCACCGAGCTGGTGAAGGATGTCGCCAAGTATGCCGATGAGttacataaaaaacataaaacggTTAAGGAAGAGGAATCACACACCCTGGAATGCGTACAAGCTATGCAAGCATCAACGGCGGCCGTGCAAAAGCTACGCGATCTCTACAACAGCAAAGTATTAGAATTGGAGAAGGTGCGCAAGGATAATGCATCACAAAAGGACATCGAAAAAATCGAAACGAAATTGCGCAAGTTGCAAGAAGAGTACAAAACGCTGCTTGACAAGCATAATCCGATCAAAAATGATTTCGAGCGGCGCATGACGCAGACGTGTAAG CGTTTTCAGGAAATTGAAGAGGTCCACTTGCGGCAAATGAAGGAATTTTTGTCTACATTCTTAGAGATGCTTCAAAATAATCATGACATGGTTGGACAG GTGCATTCAGATTTTAAGCGTCAATTTAACGACATGACGGTGGACAAGCTTTTGGAGCAATTTGTGCTCAACAAGTACACTGGCTTAGAGAAACCAA AAGTGCCCGAACTCGAAATTACTCCACTCtctatacaacaacaacaacaacagtccgCCTCAGCCACACGCTTGAATCAATCGGGCGGCTCTGCTGCGGCTGCTTCCAATTCCAACTCAGCAACAAGCATACAAGGTGCCATATCACGAATTACCAGCGGTAGTGTGTCAATAGATCAACGTGGCAATGTTGAGGCCGGTTCACTGGGTAGTGGCGGTGGCGGTATCGGCGCGGCCggtggcagtggcagtggcagcaATAGCCTACTAAACGCCGACGATACCATACTCGGTATACAGGCATCACCACGTGCAACATCACCAATTCTAGTAAATGCTACAACGACATACGCTACCACCACTACCAGCAGCATCAGCACTACGCCGGCAGGAGTATCATCGTCAAGCACGTCGACTGCTACCTCTACTGTGCGCAGCAATTTCTTGAATTGGTTTTCATCCAGCATTCCAAGCAATAAGCAGCCAACAAATGCCACAACAGGCGCAAACGCTGCAGCAGCGGCAacagcgacaacaacaacaacaaccgctaATAGTGGTGGTGGGAATTTCGGTACGGATAGTAATGGTTCTACCCACACCGGCACAGCCATCATCAAAAATTCCCTTAATTCAGAGCTTCAGTCACTGCAGGACAATAATAATCAAG ATCAAGCTGCTATCGAACAGCACCTACAAAAACGCACGTCATCGCCAACACCAACCGCCACTAAGCCCGCATCGAGTCGGAAATACACTGAACCAATTTCTACATCACTTAACGAACGTTCAAATCATctacatcatcatcatccacATCAAACGTCTGCTAGTGGCGGCGCTTCTGTTGTCTCAGCATCGAGTGCGGGTGCGGCTGCGGGAAATTCACGCCGCACAACATCACTATTGAATATTTTCACATCAAATTCTCAGG TGTCTGGCATTTTGCGTAGCCGTCGTGACAAAGCGAAaactaaaaaatctaaaaagaagAAAGATGGCGAAGCTGCAGACAATATCCAAGAGGAGCGACTCGGAAG TGTGGATCGGTCCAACAATTCCTACGATAATgacgaaaacaataaaatgaaggCGCAGAATTCCAGCGGCAGCAGCGCCGGTGGCCTAGGCATATCTTCTGCTTCAGCGCCGGGTAGTGTAGACTCGTCAGGCGGTGGCGCCGGAGTACTGGGTATTAACGCTTCTGGCAATAGTGCAGGTGGCTTAACAAGCAGCGCTGCTAATGCGGCGGGCAATGCGAATGCCAGCAGCAGCGCAACTGGAAATGGCACGGCTGCAGGTGGTGCAGCCACCACTAAAGCATATGGCGCAAATGAGGTTGATGAAGATGGTTACAGCATGCAGCCACCGAAAGATAATGCTTGGAATGAAAATCACGATAAAa CTGGCAGTTTCTACTCTGACTCAGACTCAGACTCAGATAACGATAAGCCGGAGCGGCGCATTCATGTGAAAATCAAGCCACTGAATAATGGCCAAGCGCCAATGTCTGCAAGTGTGGATGAGTTGCGCGCTACGGTGGAGAATATCTCACTATCGCCCACCAGCGTCTTTTCG ACTTTCAACCAACAGCACAGCAATCAGCAGCTGCAACAATCTCGCATCGCTTCACGTCAGCAATCGCCTGAGATATCCAACGCATCCACACCAACGGCCACGGTGCATCCATATGCGCCACTGCAGAGCCCCACACTCTCCATGTCGAATAATTCTAG ATACGCCGACTTAGGAGATATTTTCTCTGAGTTGGGCGATGTAAGTGCCTCGGCGCCCGCCTCCGCCACACTATCAAAATCCAACAGTCGTCAGATACCGACACCTACATCAACTAGTAGTATTGCAATACCGCGACCACCTTCGCGCCGTTCTGAGATGGGCATGGCGCCCACAGTGGTGGCGGCTCGTGGGCGTATAAGTCCATCACCGGCGATGAACCGTGCAGACAGTATTGGTAGTTTAGAGTTTCGTACTGCTATCGGTGGTATTGGGTCATCGCGTGGCCCATCGCCGCTCACCATTGGCATTTCGGATACGATCCCAATAGCAGTAGCATTCCATGAGATCATACACGCCTACTTTAG AGGTAGCGACGAGTCGCGCTGTCAGGTGAAAATTTCTGGCGATATGATGTTATCATTCCCTGCCGGCATTGTTGGCCTTCTAGCAAATAATCCGAATCCAGCGAAACTTGGTTTTCGCATCAAAAATGTGCAAAACTTGGAAAATTTGATACCGAATTCGAAATTAGTTCAAAT CGATCGCAATCAATCGAGCTCCTTCAGTACAATGTTGGAATTCAATATGCCCGCTTTGACCGCTTTGCTGCGCCACCAAGCGGAACACAGTCCCAACGCGTCGTATTTCAATGTGGACATACTCAAGTATCAAGTGCGTTCCAAACCAGGCGCCTCGTCATGTCCCTTCCAGCTGGTATCGTATTGGAAGTGTGAGTCCACATTTACGGCACTCAAAATCGATTACAAGTACAATAATCACGCAATGGCAAGCGCCTCACCGTTGCTGAATGTCACGCTGTCGGTGCCGGTGAACGGTTCGGTGCGCAACGTGCAGTCGAAACCACATTCCGCTTG GCTCGGTGAGTCGAATCGCTTGGTTTGGAATTTCACTGACATCTCACAAAATTCCCAAGATGGAGGCGTCGGTACGTTACGTGCGCGTCTCGAACTGAACGAAGGTCCATCCATACCGGCCCTATTGACTACACAATTCAATTGTGAGGGCACTACACTATCGGGCATTGAGTTTGAGCTGCAGGGTAGTGGTTATCGGCTATCGTTGGTGAAGCGTCGTTTTGTGTCGG GCAAATATGTTTGCGAGGGGGATGGCGTGCGCAGTGGCGCCACACCAACACCACCGTCTGTGGGGTCGTCTAGTCCATTTTCAGCAAAATCGAATTAg